One stretch of Priestia megaterium DNA includes these proteins:
- a CDS encoding (Fe-S)-binding protein — protein MTGLLWVNFLFFIIVTAYAISLFVYLIRTRIEYIQLGKKVEFDQRLKERLQKIWVNVFGQKKLLKDKKSGIMHVMFFYGFILVQFGALDFIIKGLLPGKHLPLGPLYPGFTFFQEIVTFLILVAVVWAFHRRYVEKLVRLKRGFKSGLVLIFIGALMLSVLVGNGMSIIWHNHEPSWTEPIASSIAILFKGINDIAAISIFYVSWWIHLAVLLTFLVYVPQSKHAHLLAGPANVFFNRVSKPGKLEKIDFEDETQETFGVGKIEEFTQHQLIDLYACVECGRCTNMCPATGTGKILSPMDLILKMRDHLTEKGAVVTSKAPWVPTYAFSKTKGNQLATMAASQGGAEAAATAEYNPALIGDVITEEEIWACTTCRNCEDQCPVMNEHVDKIIDLRRFLVLTEGKMDADAQRAMTNIERQGNPWGLNRKEREEWRHVREDVHIPTVKEVSKAGETFEYLFWVGSMGSYDNRSQKIALSFAKLLNEAGVSFAILGNKEKNSGDTPRRLGNEFLFQELASKNIAEFEKNEIKKIVTIDPHAYNIFKNEYPDFGFEGEVYHHTELLAMLVKEGKLTPKHAVNEKITFHDSCYLGRYNEVYSPPREILKAIPGISLIEMDRNRENGMCCGAGGGLMWTEETTGQRINVARTEQALAVNPSIISSGCPYCLTMLSDGTKAKEVEEKVHTYDVAELLEKSIYGDVQEQVS, from the coding sequence ATGACAGGGTTGCTGTGGGTGAATTTTCTCTTTTTTATTATTGTAACCGCTTACGCTATTTCTTTGTTTGTATATTTAATTCGCACACGCATTGAGTATATTCAATTAGGGAAAAAAGTTGAATTTGATCAGCGGTTAAAAGAAAGGCTGCAAAAAATTTGGGTGAACGTGTTTGGACAAAAGAAACTGTTAAAAGATAAAAAAAGTGGAATTATGCACGTCATGTTTTTTTATGGGTTTATTTTAGTTCAGTTCGGCGCGTTAGACTTCATTATAAAAGGTTTGCTTCCAGGTAAACATTTGCCGCTTGGACCTTTATATCCCGGCTTTACATTTTTTCAAGAAATTGTGACGTTTTTGATTTTAGTAGCAGTTGTCTGGGCTTTTCACCGTCGCTATGTAGAAAAGCTTGTGCGTTTAAAAAGAGGGTTTAAATCTGGTTTAGTACTGATTTTTATTGGAGCACTTATGCTGTCAGTGCTTGTTGGAAACGGTATGTCAATCATCTGGCATAATCATGAACCCTCATGGACAGAACCGATTGCGTCATCGATTGCCATCTTGTTTAAGGGAATCAATGATATTGCCGCTATCTCCATTTTTTATGTTTCATGGTGGATTCACTTAGCCGTGTTATTGACGTTTTTAGTATATGTTCCTCAATCAAAACATGCTCATTTACTGGCTGGACCGGCTAATGTATTTTTTAACCGTGTTTCTAAGCCAGGTAAGCTTGAAAAGATTGATTTTGAAGACGAGACGCAGGAGACGTTTGGAGTTGGAAAGATTGAAGAATTTACACAGCATCAGCTTATTGATTTATATGCCTGTGTGGAATGCGGTCGATGTACGAATATGTGTCCGGCAACGGGTACAGGGAAAATTTTATCTCCAATGGATTTAATTTTAAAGATGCGCGATCACTTAACGGAAAAAGGAGCGGTTGTGACATCTAAGGCTCCTTGGGTTCCTACGTATGCATTCTCCAAAACAAAAGGAAACCAGCTGGCGACGATGGCGGCCAGCCAAGGCGGAGCAGAGGCTGCAGCAACAGCGGAATATAATCCCGCTTTAATTGGAGATGTCATTACGGAAGAAGAAATTTGGGCATGTACAACGTGCCGAAACTGTGAAGATCAATGTCCCGTAATGAACGAGCATGTAGATAAGATCATCGATTTACGACGTTTTTTAGTATTAACCGAAGGAAAGATGGACGCGGATGCTCAGCGTGCCATGACTAATATTGAGCGTCAAGGAAACCCTTGGGGATTAAACCGAAAAGAGCGTGAAGAATGGCGACATGTAAGAGAAGATGTTCACATTCCGACTGTTAAAGAAGTAAGTAAAGCGGGTGAAACGTTTGAGTATTTGTTCTGGGTAGGTTCGATGGGATCTTATGATAACCGCAGTCAAAAAATCGCTCTATCGTTTGCAAAGCTTCTCAATGAAGCGGGTGTTTCATTTGCGATTTTAGGAAATAAAGAAAAAAATTCTGGTGATACGCCGCGCAGGTTGGGCAATGAATTTTTATTCCAAGAGTTAGCTTCTAAAAATATCGCTGAATTTGAAAAAAACGAAATCAAAAAAATTGTTACGATTGATCCCCATGCTTACAATATCTTCAAAAATGAATATCCAGATTTCGGTTTTGAAGGAGAAGTGTATCATCACACAGAATTATTAGCTATGTTGGTGAAAGAAGGTAAGCTGACACCAAAACATGCGGTTAATGAAAAAATTACCTTCCATGATTCCTGTTATTTAGGAAGATATAACGAAGTATACAGTCCACCAAGAGAAATTTTGAAAGCGATTCCAGGTATTAGCTTGATTGAAATGGATCGCAACCGTGAAAATGGTATGTGCTGTGGAGCAGGAGGAGGGTTAATGTGGACGGAAGAAACGACCGGCCAGCGCATTAATGTAGCGCGCACGGAACAAGCCTTAGCCGTTAACCCAAGCATTATCAGTTCAGGTTGCCCATACTGCTTAACGATGCTAAGTGACGGAACAAAAGCAAAAGAAGTAGAAGAAAAGGTTCATACGTATGACGTAGCAGAACTGCTTGAAAAGTCAATTTATGGTGACGTGCAAGAACAGGTTTCATAA
- the cls gene encoding cardiolipin synthase, translating to MSGMVVILLFIIFIAWLAIDLGVGKKIFSQAENTFPKRRASLFLFADGNVLYKDLFHEIENASSFIHLSFYIVQNDEISQEFLDLLVQKAQQNIEVRLLVDRVGSYKIKKNKIAFLKKQGVHFAYSRTPRWPYLFYTLNARNHRKIAVIDGKVGYIGGFNIGREYLGLDAKLGVWKDYHLRMEGQGIQDLQMQLLSDWYAATGLDLRKVERYFPPTSEGDYVIQLKSTEGFSLEESFLSIINQANRELYIGTPYFIPSEPLMNALLQARARGVQVHILIPMRADQPLVHHAAFAYLPTLLQAGCMIYQYYYGFYHAKVLIADNVICDVGTANFDKRSLFLNAEINCLIYDATYIEEVKNSFKACMGECPVLSLEDVKNRKWSEKLKQGFATFISPLL from the coding sequence ATGAGCGGCATGGTTGTGATTTTACTTTTTATTATTTTTATTGCTTGGCTTGCAATTGACCTTGGCGTTGGAAAGAAAATATTTTCTCAGGCTGAAAATACATTTCCAAAGCGCCGTGCTTCTCTTTTTTTGTTCGCAGACGGGAATGTCTTGTATAAAGATTTATTTCACGAAATAGAAAATGCCTCTTCATTTATCCATTTATCGTTTTACATCGTACAAAATGATGAAATTAGCCAAGAATTTTTAGATTTACTAGTCCAAAAAGCACAGCAAAATATTGAAGTCAGATTATTGGTAGACCGTGTGGGAAGCTATAAAATCAAGAAAAACAAAATTGCATTCTTAAAGAAGCAAGGTGTTCATTTTGCTTACAGTCGAACGCCTCGGTGGCCTTATTTGTTTTATACACTCAACGCACGCAATCACCGTAAAATAGCCGTTATTGATGGGAAAGTTGGCTACATTGGCGGTTTTAATATCGGAAGAGAATATTTAGGACTCGACGCTAAGCTTGGGGTATGGAAAGATTACCACCTGCGTATGGAAGGTCAAGGCATACAAGATCTTCAAATGCAGCTGTTGAGCGACTGGTATGCTGCTACCGGCTTAGACCTGCGTAAAGTGGAAAGATACTTTCCGCCAACCTCTGAAGGAGACTATGTCATTCAGCTAAAGTCGACTGAAGGTTTTTCACTTGAAGAAAGCTTTTTATCGATTATCAACCAAGCCAATAGGGAATTGTACATAGGTACTCCTTATTTTATTCCAAGTGAACCTTTGATGAATGCTTTACTGCAAGCTCGTGCACGAGGAGTGCAAGTTCATATTTTAATTCCAATGCGTGCAGATCAACCGCTTGTTCATCATGCTGCGTTTGCCTATCTTCCCACATTACTTCAAGCAGGTTGTATGATTTATCAATATTATTACGGTTTTTACCATGCAAAAGTATTAATTGCAGACAATGTTATCTGCGATGTAGGAACGGCTAATTTTGATAAAAGAAGCTTGTTCTTAAATGCTGAAATCAACTGTTTAATCTATGATGCCACATATATTGAAGAGGTAAAGAATAGCTTTAAAGCTTGTATGGGGGAATGCCCGGTTTTGTCTTTAGAAGATGTGAAAAACCGAAAATGGAGTGAAAAACTCAAGCAAGGATTTGCAACCTTTATTTCTCCGTTACTTTAA
- the uvsE gene encoding UV DNA damage repair endonuclease UvsE — protein MKIRFGYVSHALSLWDCSPAKTLTFTRWAKMKKDERLDKLHHVTKQNLNHTKRALHFNIAHEIMLYRLSSSLVPLATHPEVDWNYIDAFQDDWSEIGELIRNHQLRVSFHPNQFTLFTSDKKHITENAVKDMDYHYRMIEAMGVSGQALINIHVGGAYGNKEKAIGRFHENIQTLPPVIKKRMTLENDDKTYTTEETLAVCEKEKVPLLFDYHHHKANEGEEPLELLLPRIFDTWKHIGLKPKVHISSPKSEKEFRSHSDYVSTDFIAPFLQMAKDIGQDFDVMIEAKLKDKALLKLVEDLASMRGVKRTEGATLVF, from the coding sequence ATGAAAATTAGATTTGGCTATGTCTCACATGCCCTGTCGCTTTGGGACTGCTCACCTGCTAAAACCCTCACCTTTACTAGATGGGCAAAAATGAAAAAAGACGAGAGGCTGGATAAGCTTCATCACGTTACAAAACAAAATTTGAATCATACTAAGCGTGCTTTGCATTTTAATATTGCGCATGAAATTATGCTGTATCGATTGTCATCTTCTCTTGTCCCTTTAGCTACTCATCCTGAAGTAGACTGGAATTACATTGATGCGTTCCAAGACGACTGGTCAGAGATAGGAGAATTGATACGGAATCACCAGCTGCGCGTGAGTTTTCACCCCAATCAGTTCACATTATTTACAAGCGATAAAAAACACATTACTGAAAATGCGGTAAAAGATATGGATTATCACTATAGAATGATTGAAGCGATGGGAGTATCAGGTCAAGCTCTTATTAATATTCATGTAGGAGGAGCCTATGGCAATAAAGAAAAGGCGATCGGTCGATTTCATGAAAACATTCAAACGCTGCCACCTGTCATTAAAAAGCGCATGACTCTTGAAAATGATGATAAAACATATACAACTGAAGAAACATTAGCTGTATGCGAAAAAGAGAAAGTCCCTCTCCTCTTTGATTATCACCACCACAAAGCAAATGAAGGAGAGGAACCTCTTGAGCTATTGCTCCCTCGTATCTTTGACACGTGGAAACATATCGGGTTAAAACCAAAAGTACATATCTCTTCTCCTAAATCTGAAAAAGAATTTAGAAGTCACTCTGATTATGTCTCAACTGATTTTATCGCACCTTTTTTGCAAATGGCTAAAGATATCGGACAAGATTTTGACGTAATGATTGAAGCAAAGTTAAAAGATAAAGCGCTGCTAAAATTAGTGGAAGATTTAGCATCAATGAGAGGAGTAAAGCGTACGGAAGGTGCCACACTTGTTTTTTAA